TTTTGGTGTTTTTGTGATATTTTTGGTCTACTTTATTAAGGAAAGTTTTATAAAAAAGATAATTTTACCGTTGTATTTAATTAGTATAATTCTGCTTGTAGGTGTTTTAGTCTTTGGTACACGTGTAGGAGGTTCTATAAGGTGGTATCGTTTTGCAGGAGTATCGTTTCAACCCTCCGAATTATCAAAACTATCGTTAATAATGATATTAGCATACATACTTACACACAAGTCTTTAAAAAATTTTCTAATTTCGATCGTATTACTTGTTATTCCTGTAATGTTAATATTGAAAGAACCTGATTTAGGTGTTTCTGTTCTTCATGTATTTATTTGGAGTATTATGTTGCTTTTTTCTGGAGTGTCATTTAAAATTATAGCTACGGTTTTTGGAAGTATGATAGGAGCAGTTCCTATTTTGTATTTTTTCTTTTTGGAAGATTATCAAAAATCCCGAATTTTATCGTTTTTGAATCCTGAGAAATATTTTCAAAGTGCTTCGTACAATGTAATAATGGCAAAGAACACGGTAGGTTCTGGAGGAATCTTTGGAAGAGGTTATCTTGTTTCCCCTTCTGTAAATGGAGCTTTTGTGCCAAAATTCGAAACCGATTTTATTTTCTCAGCTATTGCTGAGCAATTTGGTTTTATAGGAAGTTTAATTGTTCTAGTAGGATTTGGTGTGATTATCTTTAAGGTTTTGAAGGACATAAAAGACTATAAAAATAGTTTTTGGAAGCTTGTCTCTATAGGAATAATATCAACTTTCATGTTTCATGTATTTGAAAATATTGGGATGAATATTGGAATAATGCCTGTGACAGGAATACCTTTGCCATTTTTAAGTTACGGAGGTACTTCAACTTTTATATTTTGTTTTATGATTGGATTGTTATTAAAAGCTCATGCGCTTGGGACTAAAACGAGGAAGGTGATTTAAATGACTAGACACCAACAAAAAAAAGTTCGTGAGGTTTCTATATTTTCTTACATGATAATTTTTTCGATTATTTTTGTTTTTATAATTACTTTGGTTTTATCAATTGGAAATTTTATTCGTTATAAAGATCTGTTGTATGAATATAGCTTATTAAAAAATTATGTAAATAAAGAACTAGCTAATTACAAATCAAAGTTAGATGATGTTCAAGCAAAACTTGGCCCTAATTCATTGGTTGATAAATATATTTTATCTACTAATTATATAAACAATTTTGGAATTGATCTTGAATATATTTTGAGTAATTTAGAGGATGACCCGGGAACGGGATATTTCATGGTTTTTGTAATTGGTAGTAAATCTAGTTGGTTTACTGTGAAAAAGGGAGAAACTACGTATTTTTCAAGAGAATTGAAACCTGGACTTTCAAAATATAAATTTTATTATTTTAAAGAACCCCGAATAAAAACAGATTATGACATTGTAATTTCGGATGATTCAGATATAGTTGTAGGGAAGCCCGGACAGGTATATCTTTTGTTTTTTGGTGTAGGAAGTAGTTTTCATCCGACAAAGATAGTCCAAGTGAGAGATATGAAAGTGACTAATATAAGAAAAAGTTTTAGTCTGTATGTCCCAGGAAAATAGTAGAGGAGGATGAGAAATGTATCTTCAAGATATTATTAAAAAATTGGATGAATATTGGGCAAAACAAGGCTGTTTTATTGATTTACCGTATGATATGGAAATGGGTGCGGGAACTTTCCATACTTCTACATTTTTTGGAGTATTAAGAAAAAGGGATTGGAAAGTGGCGTTTGTACAACCAAGCAGAAGACCAACCGACGGAAGGTACGGCGAAAATCCTAATAGAATGCAAAGGTTCTTACAATATCAAGTAATTATAAAACCAAATCCTATAAATTCTCAGGAGATATATCTTGAATCTTTAAAAGTACTTGGAATAAATCCAAAAGAACATGATATACGGTTTGTAGAAGACAATTGGGAATCTCCAAGTTTGGGTGCATGGGGAATTGGATGGGAAGTTTGGCTTGATGGGATGGAAATAACTCAGTTTACTTATTTTCAACAAGTGGGTGGAATTTCTTTAAAGCAAATACCTCTAGAAATCACATACGGTTTAGAAAGAATTGCAATGTATTTGCAAGGTGTAGGAAATGTTTTTGATGTAATGTGGAATGAAAATATCAAATACGGGGAATTGTTTTTAGAAAATGAAAAACAATTTTCAAAATACAATTTTGAAGAAGCAAACACAGAAATATTATTTCAATTATATGATTTGTATAAAAAAGAATTTAAAAGTTTAATTGAAAAAAACTTGTTTTTGCCGGCATATGAACAATTAATAAAGTGTTCTCATACATTTAATTTATTAGATGCTAGAAATGCAATAAGTGTTACCCAAAGACAGGGTTACATTAGGGATATTAGGTCAATGGCAACCTTATGTGCTAGGAATTTTATAGAGTTTGAGGAAGGTGAGACTAATGGCTGAATATTTATTTGAAATAGGAGTTGAAGAACTTCCTACTACAGAAGTTGATAAAATAGTAGTTCAGGTAAAAGAAAAAGTAGAGAATTTGCTTAAAACTGAAAATCTATACTTTGGCGAACTGAAAACATTTTTTGCCCCACGAAGATTTGGTTTTTTTATTAAGGATCTTCAAGAAAAACAGGAAAATAAAGTTATTGAAAAAAGAGGTCCGTCATTGAAAATAGCATACGATGAGAATATGCATCCAACTAAAGCCCTTCAAGGATTTTTAGCTTCAAATGGTGCAACTTTAGAAAATGTTATTCAAAAGGATAATTATGTGTTTATAAAAAAGCAAATCGAAGGTAAATATTCGAAAGAAATATTTCGAGAGAAAATTCCCCAAATTATAGGATCGCTTAGTTTTAAAAAACCAATGAGATGGGGAAATGGTGTTTATTCGTTTGTGAGGATTCCACATTGGATTTTGTCAATTTATAATGGTGAACCATTGGAATTTGAGATCTTTGGTATAAAGTCTTCGAATAAAACGTATGCACATAGATTTGTTAAAGATGAACCAATAGAAATAAAGAGTATAGACGATTATGTTTTGAAGTTAAAAGAGTTTAAAGTTATTCCTTTTGAAGAAGAAAGAGTAAAATTTGTCAAAACCCAAATAGAGGAATTTGAAAAAACTAAAGAACTAGTGGTAGAAAAAGACGAAGAACTTATAGAGGAAGTAATTACCTTAACAGAATATCCCGGAATATTAGATGGCACATTTTATGAAAAATATCTTGCTCTTCCTGAAGAATTAATTACTGTTACTATAAAGCATCATCAAAGGTCTTTTACAACTTATGTTGGGGATAAAATCACCAACAAATTTGTATCATTTATTGATTCCCCCACAGGAGATATTAATAAAATAAGAAAAGGATATGAAAGAGTTATTAATGCTAGGCTAGAAGATGCTAGATATTATTATGAAAAAGATTTAAAAGTTCCTCTTGAAAGTTTTAATAAAAAATTAAAAGAAATAATTTTTCAAAAGGAACTAGGAACACTTATGGATAAAGTTGAAAGAATTAAGAAAATTTCAGAATTTATTTGTGAAAAACTGAAAATAAATTACTCAGATAAAGTTAGAATATTACGGACAGCAGAATTATGTAAAGCAGACATTGCTTCAAATGTAGTTTACGAGTTTCCAGAATTGCAGGGAATTATGGGAAGAATCTATGCAGTCAAAGATAACGAAGATCAAAGTGTAGCTTTGGGAATAGAAGATCACTATAAAGATGTTCCACAACTTATTACAGGCGCAGTTGTTGCGTTAGCTGACAGAATTGATACAATTGTTGGAAGTTTTGCTGTAGGTAATGTTCCAACTGGTTCAAAAGATCCATTTGGTTTGAGAAAGAAAACAGATACAATTTTTAAAATTGTATCTGAATATAGATGGAATATTAATTTAGAAGAAACCATAGAATTCTCTGCAAAGTTGATAGATAAGAAAATACCGGAAGACTTAAAACAATTTTTTGAATCAAGATACGAACTCTTCTATTCAAACATTAGATATGATATTGCTAGAGCGGTAAAATCATATTGGCGAAAACCATATGAAGGAAAATTAATCGTTGAGGCCTTGATAAAAATTGTTGATCAAGAAGAATTTCAGCATCTTCTGATAGGATTTGAAAGAGTCCACAACATTTCAAAAAAGTTTGACAAATTTGAATTTGATCCTACTAAGTTTTTGGAAAAGGAAGAAAAATTGTTGTTTAATAAATATATAGAAATTAAACCAAAAGTTTTAAAAGCAGTGGAGGAATTAAATTTTGAAGAAGCTCTTCAACATCTTATTAGTTTAAGACCCTATATCGACAGTTATTTCGATAAGGTTTTTGTTATGACAAAGCAAGATGATATAAGAATGAACAGGCTTGGATTCTTGAAAAATTTAGATAATTTATTTTTCCTTTTGGGAAATTTAAGTGTTATTGAGAAAAAATTAAATTAAATATGTTATAATAATAGTAATGATAACGGGGGTGAAAGTATGAAAGAGATGACAAAGCAATTTTTAGAAGCGGCTTTTGCAGGGGAGTCTATGGCACATATGAAGTATAGTATTTTTGCTGAAGAAGCAGAAAAGAAAGGATTGAAAAAACTTGCAAAGCTTTTTAAAGCAATTGCATATGCTGAATTTGTTCATGCAAGGAATCATTTCAAAGTTTTAAGAAAGCTTTCTGAAAACATGTCAGATAATGTTCAGACTTGTATTGATGGTGAAACGTTTGAAATTGAAGAAATGTATCCAGTGTATAAAAATGCCGCAGGTTTTCAAGATGAAAAAGAAGCAGTAAGAAGTACACATTTTGCTCTTGAAGCAGAGAAGATACATGCCGAGATGTATAAAAAAGCGAAAGAACTAGTAGAAAAGGGAGAAGATTATTCGGCTGATAAGATTTACATTTGTCCCGTTTGTGGATATACTGTAGAAGATGACGTTCCAGAAAGTTGTCCTGTGTGTGGTGCATCTAAGGATATTTTTGTAGAATTTTAAGGTAAATTGATATTTGTACGGATTTCTAATATGCAGAAAAGGACAGGAACATCGAATTTGAACAAAAAATAACAACAAGGTGCCTCTGGCGCCTTGTTTATTTGGAGGTGTAAGCTTTGGTTAAGAAACTAATTATCTGGATTATTTTTGCAGTGATTGTTTTGATATACTTTAGTACAGGAATTTATCAAGTAGGTCCATCTGAGGTAGCCCTTATTAAAACATTTGGAAAGTATTCTCATGCTACAGGTCCTGGCATTCATTATCGTTTACCTTATCCTTTTCAAACACATGTAATAGTAGATGTTGAAACTATCAGAAAAGAAGAGATAGGTTTCCGTACAATAGAAAGTTATGGGAAGATTAGTTATAAATCGATACCAAGTGAATCTTTAATGTTAACAGGTGATGGTAATATAATTAGTGTTGAAGTAGCTGTGCAGTATAGAGTGAAAGATCCTGTAAAATTTGCTTTTAATATTATTAACGGCAGCAATCTTGTGAGGTTTACAACTGAATCTGTTTTAAGGGAAAGAATTGCCGAGAGAAATATTGATGACGTTTTGACTATTGAAAGGGATAAAGTAGCTATGGAAACAGCTGAATTAGTGCAAAAGATTTTAGATCAATATGATTCGGGAATATTAATAAGTAAAGTGTATATGCAAGAAGTGGCTCCTCCTGATGAAGTAGTTGAGGCATTTGATGATGTTAATAACGCAAAACAGGATAGAGAAAGATTTATAAATGAGGCGAACAAATATGCTAATGATATAATTCCTAAAGCGCAAGGACAAGCAGAACAAATATTAAGAGAAGCAGAAGCGTACGCAAAACAGAAAGTTTTAGAAGCCGAAGGTGAAACACAAAGATTTTTAAGTGTTCTTAAAGAATATGAAATTGCTCCTAATATAACA
This is a stretch of genomic DNA from Thermosipho atlanticus DSM 15807. It encodes these proteins:
- a CDS encoding FtsW/RodA/SpoVE family cell cycle protein, which encodes MKFTENKRFDFLLVFSVIFLMIFGLLNLYSVLRPTNNLALFYKQVLWDIFGVFVIFLVYFIKESFIKKIILPLYLISIILLVGVLVFGTRVGGSIRWYRFAGVSFQPSELSKLSLIMILAYILTHKSLKNFLISIVLLVIPVMLILKEPDLGVSVLHVFIWSIMLLFSGVSFKIIATVFGSMIGAVPILYFFFLEDYQKSRILSFLNPEKYFQSASYNVIMAKNTVGSGGIFGRGYLVSPSVNGAFVPKFETDFIFSAIAEQFGFIGSLIVLVGFGVIIFKVLKDIKDYKNSFWKLVSIGIISTFMFHVFENIGMNIGIMPVTGIPLPFLSYGGTSTFIFCFMIGLLLKAHALGTKTRKVI
- a CDS encoding glycine--tRNA ligase subunit alpha gives rise to the protein MYLQDIIKKLDEYWAKQGCFIDLPYDMEMGAGTFHTSTFFGVLRKRDWKVAFVQPSRRPTDGRYGENPNRMQRFLQYQVIIKPNPINSQEIYLESLKVLGINPKEHDIRFVEDNWESPSLGAWGIGWEVWLDGMEITQFTYFQQVGGISLKQIPLEITYGLERIAMYLQGVGNVFDVMWNENIKYGELFLENEKQFSKYNFEEANTEILFQLYDLYKKEFKSLIEKNLFLPAYEQLIKCSHTFNLLDARNAISVTQRQGYIRDIRSMATLCARNFIEFEEGETNG
- the glyS gene encoding glycine--tRNA ligase subunit beta, encoding MAEYLFEIGVEELPTTEVDKIVVQVKEKVENLLKTENLYFGELKTFFAPRRFGFFIKDLQEKQENKVIEKRGPSLKIAYDENMHPTKALQGFLASNGATLENVIQKDNYVFIKKQIEGKYSKEIFREKIPQIIGSLSFKKPMRWGNGVYSFVRIPHWILSIYNGEPLEFEIFGIKSSNKTYAHRFVKDEPIEIKSIDDYVLKLKEFKVIPFEEERVKFVKTQIEEFEKTKELVVEKDEELIEEVITLTEYPGILDGTFYEKYLALPEELITVTIKHHQRSFTTYVGDKITNKFVSFIDSPTGDINKIRKGYERVINARLEDARYYYEKDLKVPLESFNKKLKEIIFQKELGTLMDKVERIKKISEFICEKLKINYSDKVRILRTAELCKADIASNVVYEFPELQGIMGRIYAVKDNEDQSVALGIEDHYKDVPQLITGAVVALADRIDTIVGSFAVGNVPTGSKDPFGLRKKTDTIFKIVSEYRWNINLEETIEFSAKLIDKKIPEDLKQFFESRYELFYSNIRYDIARAVKSYWRKPYEGKLIVEALIKIVDQEEFQHLLIGFERVHNISKKFDKFEFDPTKFLEKEEKLLFNKYIEIKPKVLKAVEELNFEEALQHLISLRPYIDSYFDKVFVMTKQDDIRMNRLGFLKNLDNLFFLLGNLSVIEKKLN
- a CDS encoding rubrerythrin family protein, encoding MKEMTKQFLEAAFAGESMAHMKYSIFAEEAEKKGLKKLAKLFKAIAYAEFVHARNHFKVLRKLSENMSDNVQTCIDGETFEIEEMYPVYKNAAGFQDEKEAVRSTHFALEAEKIHAEMYKKAKELVEKGEDYSADKIYICPVCGYTVEDDVPESCPVCGASKDIFVEF
- the hflK gene encoding FtsH protease activity modulator HflK encodes the protein MVKKLIIWIIFAVIVLIYFSTGIYQVGPSEVALIKTFGKYSHATGPGIHYRLPYPFQTHVIVDVETIRKEEIGFRTIESYGKISYKSIPSESLMLTGDGNIISVEVAVQYRVKDPVKFAFNIINGSNLVRFTTESVLRERIAERNIDDVLTIERDKVAMETAELVQKILDQYDSGILISKVYMQEVAPPDEVVEAFDDVNNAKQDRERFINEANKYANDIIPKAQGQAEQILREAEAYAKQKVLEAEGETQRFLSVLKEYEIAPNITVKRLKIEKLQEVFSGTKNIFVLDNSGTLKLININELIGGGSK